One genomic segment of Alicycliphilus denitrificans K601 includes these proteins:
- a CDS encoding TIR domain-containing protein codes for MPRKIFYSFHYQRDSWRASKIRNIGVVEGNQPASDNKWEEVKRGGEAAIKRWIDDQLQGRTCTIVLVGAETANRPWIRYEIEQSWNSGKGLLGIRVHKLLDHNQQPSVAGANPFDSFTLNDGRKLSTVVRMYDPPGATSSAAYNHISDNLSGWIEAAIAAR; via the coding sequence ATGCCACGGAAAATCTTCTATAGCTTCCACTATCAACGCGACAGTTGGCGCGCCTCCAAGATACGGAATATTGGTGTTGTTGAGGGCAACCAACCAGCAAGCGATAACAAATGGGAAGAAGTGAAGCGAGGCGGCGAGGCCGCAATCAAGCGCTGGATCGACGATCAGCTGCAAGGACGGACATGCACAATTGTTCTGGTCGGAGCCGAAACGGCGAATCGCCCCTGGATTCGATATGAGATTGAGCAGTCATGGAATAGTGGCAAGGGACTCTTAGGGATACGAGTCCATAAGCTGCTGGACCACAACCAGCAACCATCAGTTGCCGGGGCCAATCCATTTGACTCATTTACCTTGAACGACGGTAGAAAGCTATCCACCGTCGTCCGCATGTACGATCCACCAGGGGCCACGAGCAGTGCGGCCTATAACCACATCAGTGACAACCTGTCGGGCTGGATTGAAGCGGCGATCGCTGCGCGCTAA
- a CDS encoding DUF2958 domain-containing protein has product MNNALITDEQRIVLLANGRESLENPDFDPAPVVKLFTPDAGATWLLTEIDPDDHDHAFGLCDLGLGMPEIGWVSLQELAAVRGRLGLPVERDLHFRAEKRLSAYARDARLAGRIIE; this is encoded by the coding sequence ATGAACAACGCACTCATCACCGACGAGCAGCGCATCGTGTTGCTGGCCAACGGCCGCGAATCCTTGGAGAACCCGGACTTCGATCCGGCCCCCGTGGTCAAGCTGTTCACGCCGGACGCCGGCGCGACCTGGCTGCTGACCGAGATTGATCCCGATGACCACGACCACGCCTTTGGGCTGTGCGATTTGGGCCTGGGGATGCCGGAAATCGGCTGGGTCAGCCTGCAGGAGCTGGCGGCCGTGCGCGGGCGGCTCGGGTTGCCGGTCGAACGCGATCTGCACTTCCGTGCCGAGAAGCGCCTGAGTGCCTATGCGCGCGATGCGCGGCTGGCCGGGCGGATCATCGAATGA
- a CDS encoding uracil-DNA glycosylase, producing the protein MKIHPFVDAVASLQFEDCFNPYSDRCEVHDRRDAPRRRAAALSAMLRRATEEPVDAIWIGRDLGYRGGRRTGLALTDDLHISQHARRWNLDQVAERPTIGSAVAERTAAVIWGMLEHIDARIFLWNVFPLHPHESGDPFTNRQHNARERRAGEELLQQLIVLLRPSRIVAIGNDAAAAAHRITDSVPVICVRHPSYGGQTQFQRQISELYGRPMSTGSLF; encoded by the coding sequence ATGAAGATCCACCCGTTCGTTGATGCAGTTGCTTCTCTGCAGTTCGAAGACTGCTTCAATCCGTATTCGGATCGTTGTGAAGTTCATGATCGACGCGATGCACCACGTCGCCGTGCTGCTGCACTGTCCGCCATGTTGCGTCGTGCAACCGAGGAACCCGTAGACGCGATATGGATTGGACGAGACCTCGGATATCGCGGAGGACGCCGCACTGGGTTAGCCCTGACCGACGACCTTCACATAAGCCAGCACGCTAGGCGTTGGAATCTCGACCAGGTCGCCGAACGGCCGACGATAGGCAGTGCTGTGGCCGAACGAACCGCCGCGGTCATATGGGGCATGCTGGAACATATTGATGCCCGCATCTTCCTCTGGAACGTTTTCCCTCTGCATCCGCACGAATCAGGAGATCCGTTCACCAACCGGCAGCACAACGCGCGTGAGAGGCGAGCCGGCGAAGAACTGCTCCAACAGCTCATTGTCTTGCTACGTCCCTCTCGCATCGTCGCCATCGGCAACGATGCCGCCGCTGCGGCCCATCGCATCACGGATTCCGTACCCGTGATTTGCGTGAGGCATCCTAGCTATGGAGGACAGACCCAGTTCCAGAGGCAAATCTCGGAGCTCTATGGGCGCCCCATGAGCACTGGGTCGTTGTTTTGA
- a CDS encoding DUF6988 family protein, whose protein sequence is MEETIINNDDRLEHMLHRSNALHERLDELLGDADFDGSPRGESALGMCLVAMEHATAMRALMALRLPSSAVGLMRLQFEALTRAMWLLYAASDAAIDKLLAPLTLQSEQAAKNLPGASEMIEQIGKRVGQGAPAAAHQMLSHFKDVTWHGMNSFVHGGIHPLRRSADGFPVDLALQVLRSSNGLTTMTGMTMAVLTGDEAVAKPVSKIQPAFADCLPDLLKP, encoded by the coding sequence ATGGAGGAAACCATCATCAACAACGACGATCGTTTGGAGCACATGCTCCACCGCTCCAATGCCTTGCACGAACGTCTGGATGAACTACTGGGCGACGCCGATTTCGATGGATCGCCCCGTGGCGAGTCAGCTCTTGGCATGTGCCTGGTCGCTATGGAGCATGCAACAGCGATGCGAGCATTGATGGCGCTGCGACTACCCTCGTCCGCCGTCGGCCTCATGCGCCTGCAGTTCGAGGCCCTGACGCGGGCAATGTGGCTGCTCTACGCAGCCAGCGACGCAGCGATCGACAAGCTGCTGGCGCCACTGACGCTGCAGAGCGAACAGGCGGCCAAGAACTTGCCTGGCGCCAGCGAAATGATTGAGCAGATCGGCAAGCGAGTCGGACAAGGCGCGCCGGCGGCTGCGCACCAAATGCTTTCGCATTTCAAGGATGTGACCTGGCACGGCATGAACTCGTTCGTGCATGGCGGCATTCATCCACTGCGGCGCAGTGCCGACGGCTTCCCGGTCGATCTTGCGCTACAGGTACTGCGCAGCTCGAACGGTCTGACGACCATGACCGGCATGACGATGGCAGTCCTCACCGGCGACGAGGCCGTGGCCAAGCCCGTGAGTAAGATCCAGCCGGCATTCGCCGACTGCCTGCCGGATCTCCTGAAACCTTGA
- a CDS encoding TIR domain-containing protein has translation MAEKRNVFISHVHKDDHGLQKLKDLLAPKGIEVRDSSIHTGKFNNATDEHYIKTQILAPAINWAGVFICYVSPQTKNSDWVNWEIEYAAKQGKRIVGVWEHGEKECDLPEALKEYADALVGWNGDAIIDAINGKDSWEKPDGGACDPVPLKRHPC, from the coding sequence GTGGCAGAGAAAAGGAACGTGTTCATCAGCCATGTCCATAAGGACGATCACGGACTCCAGAAGCTGAAGGATCTGTTAGCTCCAAAAGGGATCGAGGTCAGGGATTCCTCCATCCATACAGGGAAGTTCAACAATGCCACCGATGAGCACTACATAAAGACGCAGATCCTTGCCCCTGCCATCAACTGGGCTGGAGTGTTCATTTGCTACGTTTCGCCCCAGACCAAGAATAGCGATTGGGTGAACTGGGAAATCGAATATGCGGCCAAACAGGGCAAGCGCATTGTCGGTGTTTGGGAGCATGGCGAGAAGGAATGCGACCTTCCAGAGGCCCTGAAAGAATATGCCGACGCCTTGGTTGGGTGGAACGGCGATGCGATCATTGACGCGATCAACGGGAAGGACTCGTGGGAAAAGCCAGACGGTGGTGCCTGCGACCCGGTTCCACTCAAGCGGCATCCCTGCTGA
- a CDS encoding toll/interleukin-1 receptor domain-containing protein, translating to MAALYQLAVLGSPTDAQISELEEIVGTAVGMFNLRLGHEVGWEVRPEAFNPDQQRSSAAVFFGGDNPPLANVAKLLERGIPLLPIASDVNRVNAEIPELLRPLNCLAYAANGSQRVATALLECAGLLPRQRRVFVSYRRGEAREAALQLFDALSARLFDVFLDTHGIPPAEDFQTMLWHRLCDSDVLVMLDTPGYFESRWTSAEFGRALAKGISVLRVGWPDCTPSARTATASRAELLPDEVDAATGRLADSAVERICLQLEEVRSQSHAVRSVNLVSNLRNAIQTIGGQLVGVGPNKAVYIRLPDGRNVVVYPTVGVPTSTTLHDASTNSPDQSVAVVYDHVGLHPRWLGHLDWLGQHIHSARWVKASEAGWQFADWEA from the coding sequence ATGGCCGCCCTCTATCAACTTGCAGTGCTTGGTTCGCCAACCGACGCCCAGATTTCTGAGCTTGAAGAAATCGTCGGAACTGCCGTAGGCATGTTCAACTTGCGACTAGGACATGAAGTTGGATGGGAGGTGCGCCCGGAAGCGTTTAACCCCGACCAACAGCGCTCATCCGCTGCAGTATTTTTCGGGGGCGACAATCCACCTCTCGCCAACGTGGCGAAGTTGCTGGAGCGAGGCATCCCGCTACTGCCGATAGCATCCGACGTCAATCGAGTTAACGCAGAGATTCCTGAATTACTGCGACCTCTCAACTGCTTAGCCTATGCCGCCAACGGGTCACAGCGTGTCGCGACCGCTTTACTTGAGTGTGCGGGGTTGCTACCTCGCCAGCGTCGAGTGTTCGTAAGTTACCGCCGGGGCGAAGCCCGTGAGGCAGCCTTGCAGCTCTTTGACGCCTTATCTGCTCGGCTATTCGATGTGTTTCTCGATACGCATGGGATTCCACCTGCGGAAGATTTTCAGACGATGCTATGGCATCGCCTTTGCGATTCCGACGTTCTTGTGATGCTTGACACGCCAGGCTACTTTGAAAGCCGCTGGACAAGCGCAGAGTTCGGACGCGCTCTGGCGAAAGGCATCAGCGTCTTACGGGTTGGCTGGCCAGACTGCACGCCATCTGCGCGAACAGCCACCGCCAGTCGCGCAGAATTGTTGCCCGACGAAGTGGATGCGGCCACAGGACGCCTCGCGGACAGCGCTGTGGAGCGAATCTGTCTACAGCTCGAAGAAGTTCGCAGCCAAAGCCATGCGGTCCGTTCCGTCAATCTAGTGAGCAATTTGCGCAACGCTATTCAAACGATTGGCGGTCAACTTGTCGGCGTTGGACCGAACAAGGCGGTCTATATCCGACTGCCGGATGGCCGGAATGTCGTCGTCTACCCAACAGTTGGTGTCCCCACGTCGACCACGTTGCATGACGCATCCACCAATTCGCCAGATCAATCGGTTGCCGTCGTTTACGATCATGTTGGCTTGCATCCCCGGTGGCTGGGGCATTTGGACTGGCTGGGCCAGCATATCCACTCTGCGCGGTGGGTCAAAGCCAGCGAAGCTGGATGGCAATTTGCGGACTGGGAGGCCTGA
- a CDS encoding tyrosine-type recombinase/integrase, producing the protein MAKIKLTKSVVDTAQAQTCDVELRDTLVPGFLCKITPTGRKVFMVQYRTNSGVRRKPALGQFGELTVEQARSLAQDWLAEVRRGGDPGLDKAEARKAPTVKELCGRFMDDHSKPHNKPSTQASYQYQIDNFVIPAFGSKKVHEVTRHDITALMKRMERSPTQANRVLSLVRKMFNLAELWGYRPDGSNPCRHVPKYPEKGSTRLITDEQMVSLFAYLDKAEAEGLEHPIYLLAVRLQFEFAARMSEILLLQWDWLDLPNGRVVWPDSKTGDMSKPLSEEARRLLTNAPRYGNSPYVCPAILDHDKPLGPHSYYQAWRRILDRAGVPKVGTHGIRHRSATDIANSGIPVKVGMALTAHKTVAMFMRYVHTEDDPVRKAAELVASRRKSVVGTRQEPKEVTA; encoded by the coding sequence ATGGCGAAGATCAAACTCACCAAGTCCGTCGTTGACACGGCGCAGGCGCAAACCTGCGATGTGGAACTCCGGGATACGCTCGTTCCGGGCTTCTTGTGCAAGATAACACCAACGGGCCGCAAGGTCTTCATGGTTCAGTACCGCACGAACTCCGGCGTGCGGCGCAAGCCGGCACTCGGCCAGTTCGGCGAGCTGACGGTCGAACAGGCCCGGTCGCTGGCCCAAGACTGGCTGGCCGAAGTCCGGCGCGGGGGCGATCCCGGACTCGACAAGGCCGAAGCCCGCAAGGCGCCGACGGTCAAGGAACTGTGCGGCCGGTTCATGGATGACCACTCCAAGCCGCACAACAAGCCCAGCACCCAGGCCAGCTACCAGTACCAGATCGACAACTTCGTCATCCCAGCCTTCGGCAGCAAGAAGGTTCACGAGGTCACGCGCCACGACATCACCGCGCTGATGAAGCGCATGGAGAGGTCCCCCACGCAGGCCAACCGCGTACTGTCGCTCGTCCGCAAGATGTTCAACCTGGCCGAACTGTGGGGCTACCGGCCCGATGGCTCCAATCCTTGCCGTCACGTACCCAAGTACCCGGAGAAAGGCTCGACCCGCCTTATCACCGACGAGCAGATGGTCAGCCTGTTCGCCTACTTGGACAAAGCCGAGGCCGAGGGCCTGGAACATCCCATCTATCTGCTGGCCGTCCGGCTGCAATTCGAGTTCGCGGCCCGCATGTCGGAGATCCTGCTGTTGCAGTGGGATTGGCTCGACTTGCCCAATGGCCGGGTTGTCTGGCCGGACAGCAAGACGGGCGATATGTCCAAGCCGTTGAGCGAGGAAGCCCGCCGGTTGCTGACGAATGCACCTCGCTACGGCAATTCGCCCTACGTATGCCCGGCCATCCTCGACCATGACAAGCCGCTCGGCCCCCATTCCTACTATCAGGCGTGGCGCCGAATCCTTGATCGCGCCGGCGTGCCGAAGGTTGGCACCCACGGCATACGCCACCGCTCAGCGACCGACATTGCCAATTCCGGCATCCCCGTCAAGGTCGGCATGGCGCTAACCGCGCACAAGACCGTGGCGATGTTCATGCGCTACGTCCACACCGAGGACGACCCGGTGCGTAAGGCAGCCGAGTTGGTAGCCAGCCGGCGCAAGTCGGTCGTCGGCACGCGGCAAGAACCCAAAGAGGTGACCGCATGA
- a CDS encoding nucleoside triphosphate pyrophosphohydrolase family protein, with protein MKKEGSLLLSDYAAEIAATDVLNPNDFNPVLQGLYGEVGGIMATAKKSVRERTAYPGFKKAAEEEFGDTLWYLAAICRRLQIPLEEIFSEAANHGNFKNVGAASDITEGALAYIAVPVAATASLDATLVRLGQSAAALLGSTPARADLIAFARAYLDAIHAAELAFSEVARGNLRKARGAFLEPQAEDLAGLDFDSEFGIEEQLPRDFKIRVNQRGSGKSYLQWKGVFIGDPLTDNIADRDGYRFHDVFHFAYAAILHWSPVMRALIKHKRKSNPKYDEEQDSGRAIVVEEGLSAWIFSRAKELNFFENQEKVSLGVLKTIGEFVSGYEVEKCPLKLWEKAILDGYAVFRQLKENQGGWIIGNREQRTIKYMPLESEK; from the coding sequence ATGAAAAAGGAAGGCTCCCTCTTGCTCTCGGATTACGCTGCGGAAATTGCAGCCACAGACGTACTCAACCCGAATGACTTCAATCCTGTCCTCCAAGGTCTATACGGAGAAGTCGGCGGAATAATGGCTACGGCCAAGAAAAGTGTTCGAGAGAGAACGGCTTACCCGGGTTTCAAGAAGGCGGCAGAAGAAGAGTTTGGCGACACCCTCTGGTATTTGGCTGCAATCTGCAGGCGCCTGCAGATTCCTCTCGAAGAGATATTCTCGGAAGCTGCGAACCACGGAAACTTCAAGAATGTGGGCGCTGCAAGTGACATCACCGAAGGTGCGTTAGCCTATATCGCTGTGCCTGTCGCCGCGACTGCTTCGTTGGATGCCACCTTGGTGCGTTTGGGGCAGTCAGCGGCAGCGCTACTTGGAAGTACGCCTGCACGCGCAGACTTGATTGCTTTCGCACGGGCTTACCTGGATGCAATTCATGCGGCCGAACTTGCGTTCTCTGAGGTGGCTCGCGGAAATCTCCGGAAAGCTCGCGGCGCGTTCTTGGAGCCGCAGGCAGAAGACCTGGCTGGCCTTGATTTCGACAGTGAGTTTGGAATTGAGGAACAGCTACCCAGGGATTTCAAAATCCGGGTCAATCAGCGAGGCAGTGGCAAGAGTTACCTCCAATGGAAGGGCGTATTCATTGGAGACCCTCTGACGGACAACATTGCCGATCGCGATGGCTACCGGTTCCATGATGTCTTCCACTTTGCTTATGCAGCAATCCTGCACTGGTCACCTGTGATGCGGGCATTGATCAAGCACAAGCGAAAGAGCAATCCGAAATACGATGAAGAGCAGGACAGTGGTCGGGCCATCGTCGTGGAAGAAGGGCTTTCAGCGTGGATTTTCTCCAGAGCCAAGGAGCTGAATTTCTTCGAGAATCAGGAAAAGGTCTCACTTGGGGTTCTCAAGACCATTGGTGAGTTCGTGAGTGGTTACGAAGTGGAGAAATGTCCGCTAAAGCTCTGGGAAAAGGCAATCCTGGATGGCTATGCTGTCTTTCGCCAGCTCAAGGAAAATCAAGGCGGCTGGATCATTGGAAACCGAGAACAACGCACCATCAAATACATGCCACTTGAGTCTGAAAAATGA
- a CDS encoding helix-turn-helix domain-containing protein, producing MSKIIESLRGDLAALHEAGAIGKVTMREFDAICPPPVREFSAADIKHLRERLKFSQPVFALHLHTTASTVRKWEQGETHPTGPALKLLNVIADKGLQAII from the coding sequence GTGAGCAAGATCATTGAATCCCTGCGTGGCGACCTGGCTGCGCTCCACGAAGCGGGAGCGATCGGCAAGGTGACGATGCGCGAGTTCGACGCGATCTGCCCGCCGCCGGTGCGGGAGTTCAGTGCTGCCGACATCAAACACCTGCGCGAACGGTTGAAGTTCAGCCAGCCGGTGTTCGCACTTCACCTGCACACCACCGCGTCGACCGTGCGAAAGTGGGAGCAAGGCGAAACCCATCCCACCGGGCCGGCCCTCAAGCTGCTCAACGTCATCGCCGACAAGGGTTTGCAGGCAATTATTTGA
- a CDS encoding DUF932 domain-containing protein produces MQIASRFASRSPVLRSERPLSDDQIRAVAPSIFAEAPHESRSERYSYIPTATVLQELRGEGFEPFMVTQTRVRHDDRRDYTKHMIRLRHASQINGREANEIILLNSHDGTSSYQMLAGMFRFVCSNGLVCGDTVADVRVPHKGDVAAHVIEGAYEVLHGFDRAQESRDAMRAITLDAGESEVFARAALALKYDEDKPAPITESQILMPRRHDDDRRDLWSVFNRTQENLTKGGLSARAANGRRQTTRPVQGIDQSVRLNRALWLLADGLRQLKA; encoded by the coding sequence ATGCAAATCGCATCCCGCTTCGCTTCCCGTTCCCCGGTGCTGCGTTCGGAACGTCCCTTGTCGGATGACCAAATCCGGGCCGTGGCCCCGTCCATCTTCGCGGAGGCACCGCACGAAAGCCGCTCCGAGCGGTACAGCTACATCCCCACCGCAACCGTGCTGCAAGAACTGCGCGGGGAAGGCTTCGAGCCCTTCATGGTGACGCAAACCCGCGTGCGCCACGACGACCGCCGCGACTACACCAAGCACATGATCCGGCTGCGCCATGCCAGCCAGATCAACGGACGCGAGGCCAACGAAATCATCCTGCTGAACTCCCATGACGGCACCAGCAGCTATCAGATGCTGGCCGGGATGTTTCGCTTCGTTTGCAGCAATGGCCTTGTCTGCGGCGACACCGTGGCCGACGTGCGCGTGCCGCACAAGGGCGACGTAGCAGCCCACGTCATCGAAGGCGCTTACGAAGTCCTGCACGGCTTCGACCGGGCGCAGGAATCGCGCGATGCCATGCGCGCCATCACGCTGGACGCCGGGGAATCGGAAGTGTTCGCCCGTGCTGCGCTGGCGTTGAAGTACGACGAGGACAAGCCCGCGCCCATCACGGAATCGCAAATCCTGATGCCGCGCCGCCACGACGACGACCGCCGCGACCTGTGGAGCGTGTTCAACCGCACGCAGGAGAACTTGACCAAAGGCGGCCTGTCCGCCCGCGCAGCGAATGGCCGCCGCCAGACCACCCGGCCCGTGCAGGGCATCGACCAAAGCGTGCGCCTGAATCGCGCCCTGTGGCTGCTGGCCGATGGCCTGCGCCAGTTGAAAGCCTGA
- a CDS encoding ParB/RepB/Spo0J family partition protein, whose product MNAVLKTEAVAIEAASPLEVADPAKNLILVPLSQLLPRRSKRNVRTTPRQSIPELAASIARIGLLQNLIVILSADGEAYEVVAGDRRLTALKLLAKKMRIPTDYEVPCLLVADASARTVSLAENVQRENMHPADQFAAFAALVKEGRPIEDIAADFGVSPLVVQRRLKLANVSPRLMADYRAGGVTLEQLMALTITDDHAAQEAAFYGAPEWQRSPSKLRERLTEREIDATHALVRFVGLDAYQQAGGGIRRDLFAEGDAGTYLTDTAVLETLVRDKLATLAEDVRAEGWAWVEAVPHLAYEERQAFQNAPRHRREPTTREARRIASLETRLEKIDAELEEACDAEDEAKAEKLEQRRDQVVGELQDAEDALHGYAPDVREVAGAIVTIDRNGEAVIHRGLLREAEAKALRTLEKLRRGFGSTEGEAANDEHEDADDAPKAASLSDRLAQWLSAHRTAALQIEVARHPHVALAALVHGMVQTVLQESHYGHDLPLGVSLKVQDRLEGMAPDWPESPAAVALRELQQVAGEALPEDNAELFAALLAKPQDELVRLLAVCVASTVDVVTPRATPHQPGAELAQAVGLDMAAWWKPTAEGYFKHVSKAVILDAVGAFAPEFVTRLAKLKKADIASEAERLADGTGWMPAIFKAEGPQEAAQEEGPEQDAPEDTEAMADEPAEALAA is encoded by the coding sequence ATGAACGCCGTACTCAAAACCGAAGCCGTCGCCATCGAAGCCGCCTCACCGCTGGAAGTGGCCGACCCGGCCAAGAACCTGATCTTGGTTCCGTTGTCGCAACTGTTGCCGCGCCGCTCCAAGCGCAACGTCCGCACGACCCCGCGCCAGTCCATCCCCGAACTGGCCGCGAGCATTGCCCGCATCGGCCTGCTGCAAAACCTGATCGTCATCCTTTCCGCCGATGGCGAGGCTTACGAGGTGGTGGCAGGCGACCGCCGCCTGACCGCCTTGAAGCTGCTGGCGAAGAAGATGCGCATCCCTACCGACTACGAAGTGCCGTGCCTGCTGGTGGCCGATGCGTCCGCCCGTACCGTCAGCCTCGCGGAGAACGTGCAGCGCGAGAACATGCACCCCGCCGACCAGTTCGCGGCCTTCGCCGCGCTGGTCAAGGAAGGCCGACCCATCGAGGACATAGCCGCCGACTTCGGCGTGTCCCCGCTGGTGGTGCAGCGCCGCTTGAAGCTGGCGAACGTCTCGCCGCGCCTCATGGCCGACTACCGGGCCGGTGGCGTGACGCTGGAACAGTTGATGGCCTTGACCATCACCGATGACCACGCCGCGCAGGAAGCGGCGTTCTATGGTGCGCCGGAATGGCAGCGCAGCCCGTCCAAGCTGCGCGAGCGCCTGACCGAGCGCGAAATCGACGCCACGCACGCGCTGGTGCGCTTCGTCGGGCTGGACGCCTACCAGCAGGCAGGCGGCGGCATCCGCCGCGACCTGTTCGCGGAAGGCGATGCCGGAACCTACCTCACCGATACCGCAGTGCTGGAAACGCTGGTGCGCGACAAGCTGGCAACGCTGGCCGAGGACGTGCGCGCCGAGGGCTGGGCATGGGTGGAGGCCGTACCGCATCTGGCCTACGAGGAACGGCAGGCGTTCCAGAACGCCCCGCGCCACCGCCGCGAGCCGACCACCCGCGAGGCCCGCCGCATCGCCTCGCTGGAAACCCGCCTCGAAAAGATCGACGCCGAACTGGAAGAAGCTTGCGACGCCGAGGACGAGGCCAAGGCCGAGAAGCTGGAACAGCGTCGCGATCAGGTGGTCGGCGAACTGCAAGACGCGGAGGACGCCTTGCACGGCTATGCCCCCGATGTGCGCGAGGTGGCCGGTGCCATCGTCACCATCGACCGCAACGGCGAAGCCGTCATTCATCGCGGCCTGCTGCGCGAAGCCGAGGCGAAGGCGCTGCGCACGCTGGAAAAGCTGCGGCGCGGTTTCGGCAGCACCGAAGGCGAAGCCGCCAACGACGAGCACGAGGACGCCGACGACGCGCCCAAGGCCGCGAGCCTGTCCGACCGGCTGGCGCAGTGGTTGAGCGCCCATCGCACGGCGGCGCTGCAAATCGAAGTCGCACGGCATCCGCACGTCGCGCTGGCCGCGCTGGTGCATGGCATGGTGCAGACCGTCTTGCAGGAAAGCCACTACGGCCACGACCTGCCGCTCGGCGTGAGCCTGAAAGTGCAAGACCGACTGGAAGGCATGGCCCCGGACTGGCCGGAATCGCCCGCCGCCGTGGCGCTGCGCGAACTGCAACAGGTCGCCGGTGAAGCCTTGCCGGAGGACAACGCCGAACTATTCGCCGCGCTGCTGGCGAAGCCGCAAGACGAACTGGTGCGGCTGCTGGCCGTGTGCGTGGCTTCCACGGTGGACGTGGTGACGCCTCGCGCCACGCCGCACCAGCCCGGCGCGGAACTGGCGCAGGCCGTGGGCCTCGACATGGCTGCATGGTGGAAGCCGACCGCAGAAGGCTACTTCAAGCACGTTTCCAAGGCCGTGATTCTGGATGCCGTGGGCGCGTTTGCACCGGAATTCGTCACCCGGCTGGCGAAGCTCAAGAAGGCCGACATTGCCAGCGAGGCCGAGCGGCTGGCCGATGGCACCGGCTGGATGCCCGCCATCTTCAAGGCCGAAGGCCCGCAGGAGGCCGCGCAGGAAGAAGGCCCGGAGCAGGACGCCCCGGAGGATACCGAGGCAATGGCGGATGAACCCGCCGAGGCACTGGCCGCTTGA
- the radC gene encoding RadC family protein encodes MSQLTLTLDTPLMVRDGRGRYRLADADQILEAARQVIEQKMQRGEAFTSPEAVKDYLRAKLAGFEHEVFAVLFLDTRHRLIDYVEMFRGTIDAAEVHPREVVKQALRLNAAAVIVSHNHPSGNSEPSAADKAMTSQLRQALALVDIRTLDHVIVAGTRTTSFAERGLL; translated from the coding sequence ATGTCGCAACTGACCCTCACTCTCGACACCCCGCTGATGGTGCGCGATGGCCGTGGGCGCTATCGGCTGGCGGACGCCGACCAGATTCTGGAAGCCGCGCGCCAGGTCATCGAACAGAAGATGCAGCGCGGCGAGGCGTTCACTTCGCCGGAGGCGGTGAAGGACTACCTGCGCGCCAAGCTGGCCGGCTTCGAGCACGAAGTCTTCGCGGTGTTGTTCCTCGACACGCGCCATCGGCTGATCGACTACGTGGAGATGTTCCGCGGCACGATCGACGCCGCCGAGGTGCATCCGCGCGAGGTGGTGAAGCAGGCGCTGCGGCTCAATGCGGCGGCGGTCATCGTTTCGCACAACCATCCGAGCGGAAACTCCGAGCCGAGCGCGGCCGACAAGGCGATGACCTCGCAGCTTCGGCAGGCGCTGGCGCTGGTGGACATTCGCACGCTGGATCACGTCATCGTTGCGGGGACTCGCACCACGTCATTCGCCGAACGCGGCCTGCTTTGA
- a CDS encoding type II toxin-antitoxin system RelE/ParE family toxin, whose amino-acid sequence MTHVLKRKDFARWQAGEKLPDAALCKAVQEMESGLIDADLGGFLYKKRVARSGGGKSGGYRTLLSARIGSRYVFLHGFPKSDKANITQDEKKALQFAGKVFLELSAEALSKALHSGVLLEVHCEQDH is encoded by the coding sequence ATGACCCACGTCCTCAAGCGGAAGGACTTTGCACGGTGGCAGGCGGGCGAAAAGCTGCCTGATGCTGCCTTGTGCAAGGCGGTTCAAGAGATGGAAAGCGGTCTGATTGACGCGGACTTGGGCGGCTTCCTCTACAAGAAGCGGGTTGCCCGATCCGGCGGCGGCAAGAGCGGCGGCTACCGCACGCTGCTGTCGGCCCGGATCGGCAGCCGCTACGTATTCCTGCATGGGTTCCCCAAGAGCGACAAGGCGAATATCACGCAGGACGAGAAGAAGGCGCTGCAATTCGCCGGCAAGGTGTTCCTGGAACTGTCCGCCGAGGCTTTGTCGAAGGCGTTGCACTCGGGCGTGTTATTGGAGGTGCATTGTGAGCAAGATCATTGA